One Diceros bicornis minor isolate mBicDic1 chromosome 26, mDicBic1.mat.cur, whole genome shotgun sequence DNA segment encodes these proteins:
- the CCT6A gene encoding T-complex protein 1 subunit zeta → MAAVKTLNPKAEVARAQAALAVNISAARGLQDVLRTNLGPKGTMKMLVSGAGDIKLTKDGNVLLHEMQIQHPTASLIAKVATAQDDITGDGTTSNVLIIGELLKQADLYISEGLHPRIITEGFEAAKEKALQFLEQVKVTKEMDRETLIDVARTSLRTKVHAELADVLTEAVVDSILAIKKQDEPIDLFMVEIMEMKHKSETDTSLIRGLVLDHGARHPDMRKRVEDAYILTCNVSLEYEKTEVNSGFFYKSAEEREKLVKAERKFIEDRVKKIIELKRKVCGDSDKGFVVINQKGIDPFSLDALAKEGIVALRRAKRRNMERLTLACGGVALNSFDDLNPDCLGHAGLVYEYTLGEEKFTFIEKCNNPRSVTLLVKGPNKHTLTQIKDAIRDGLRAVKNAIDDGCVVPGAGAVEVAMAEALIKYKPSVKGRAQLGVQAFADALLIIPKVLAQNSGFDLQETLVKVQAEHSESGQLVGVDLNTGEPMVAAEAGIWDNYCVKKQLLHSCTVIATNILLVDEIMRAGMSSLKG, encoded by the exons ATGGCGGCCGTGAAGACCCTGAACCCCAAGGCCGAGGTTGCCCGAGCCCAGGCGGCGTTGGCGGTGAACATCAGCGCGGCCCGGGGACTGCAGGACGTGCTCAGAACCAACTTGGGGCCTAAGGGCACCATGAAGAT GCTTGTTTCTGGTGCTGGAGACATCAAGCTTACTAAAGATGGCAACGTGCTGCTTCATGAAATG CAAATTCAACATCCAACAGCCTCCTTAATAGCTAAAGTAGCAACAGCGCAGGATGACATAACTGGTGATGGTACCACTTCCAATGTCCTAATCATTGGAGAGCTGCTGAAGCAGGCGGATCTCTACATTTCTGAA ggtCTTCATCCCAGAATAATAACAGAAGGATTTGAAGCTGCAAAGGAAAAGGCACTTCAGTTTTTGGAACAAGTCAAAGTAACCAAAGAGATGGACAGGGAAACACTTATAGATGTTGCCAGAACATCTCTACGTACCAAAGTTCACGCTGAACTTGCTGATGTCTTAACAGAG GCTGTAGTGGACTCCATTTTGgccattaaaaaacaagatgaaCCTATTGACCTCTTCATGGTTGAGATCATGGAGATGAAACATAAATCTGAAACTGATACAAG CTTAATCAGAGGTCTTGTTTTGGACCACGGGGCACGGCATCCTGATATGAGAAAAAGAGTAGAAGATGCATACATCCTCACATGCAATGTGTCATTAGAATATGAAAAAAC agaagtGAATTCTGGCTTTTTTTACAAGAgtgcagaagaaagagagaaactagTAAAAGCTGAAAGAAAATTCATTGAAgatagagttaaaaaaataatagaactgAAAAGGAAAGTCTGTGGTGATTCAGATAAAGGATTTGTTGTTATTAATCAAAAG gGAATTGACCCCTTTTCCTTAGATGCTCTTGCAAAAGAAGGCATAGTAGCTCTGCGCAGagctaaaagaagaaatatggaAAG GCTGACACTTGCTTGTGGTGGGGTAGCTCTAAATTCTTTTGATGACCTAAATCCTGATTGTCTGGGACATGCAGGACTTGTCTATGAGTATACATTG ggagaagagaagTTCACCTTTATTGAGAAGTGTAACAATCCTCGCTCTGTCACATTATTGGTCAAAGGACCAAAtaagcacacactcacacaaatcaAAGATGCAATAAGAGATGGCTTGAGGGCTGTTAAAAATGCTATTGATGATG GCTGTGTAGTTCCAGGTGCTGGTGCAGTGGAAGTGGCAATGGCAGAAGCCCTGATTAAATATAAGCCCAGTGTAAAGGGCAGGGCCCAACTTGGAGTTCAAGCATTTGCCGATGCGTTGCTCATTATTCCCAAG GTTCTTGCTCAGAACTCTGGTTTTGACCTTCAGGAAACACTAGTTAAAGTTCAAGCAGAACATTCAGAATCAGGTCAACTTGTGGGTGTGGACTTGAACACAG GTGAGCCAATGGTAGCAGCAGAAGCAGGCATATGGGATAACTATTGTGTAAAGAAACAGCTACTTCACTCCTG caCTGTGATCGCCACCAACATTCTCCTGGTTGATGAGATCATGCGAGCTGGAATGTCATCTCTAAAAGGTTGA